gagctgtcagttggtgcagttctaagcagagcATCGTgacgggatctatgtgtgaagcggagtacatagttgcttcgaaagcaacaaatgaaggagtctggatgaaggagttcatatcctatctaggtgtcatacctagtgcatcgggtctaatgaaaatcttttgtgacaatactgatgcaattgccttagcaaaggaatccggatttcacaagagaaccaagcacatcaagagacgcttcaattccatccgcgatcaagtcaaggagggagacatagagatttgcaagatacatacggatctgaatgttgcagacctgttgactaagcctctctcacgagcaaaacatgatcaacaccaagactccatgggtgttaggatcattactatgtaatctagattattgactctagtgcaagtgggagactgaaggaaatatgccctagaggcaaaaataaagttgttatttatatttccttatataatgataaatgtttattattcatgctagaattgtattaaccggaaactttgTACATGTGTGAATTCATAGACAAAatgagtgtcactagtatgcctctactagactagctcgttaatcaaagatggttaagtttcctagccatagacatgagttgtcatttgattaacgggatcacatcattagagaatgatgtgattgacttgacccatccgttagcttagcacaatgatcgtttagtttgttgctattactttcttcataacttatacatgttcctatgactatgagattatgcaactcccgaataccggaggaacacttagtgtgctatcaaacgtccacaacgtgactgggtgattataaagatgctctaaaggtgtctccgatggtgtttgttgagttggcatagatcgagattaggatttgtcactccgattgtcagagaggtatctctgggccctctcggtaatgcacatcacaataagccttgcaagcaatgtgactaatgagttagttacaggatgatgcattacggaacgagtaaagagacttgccggtaacgagattgaactaggtattgagataccgacgatctaatctcgggcaagtaacatacggatgacaaagggaacaacgtatgttgttatgcggtttgaccgataaagatctttgtagaatatgtaggaaccaatatgagcatccaggttccgctattggttattgaccagagatgagtctcggtcatgtctacatagttctcgaacccgtagggtccgcacgcttaacgtttgatgacgatcggtattatgagtttatgtgttttgatgtaccgaaggttgttcgagtcctggatatgatcacggacatgacgagaagtctcgaaatggtcgagacataaagatcgatatattggaaggctatgtttggacatcggaatggttccgggtgagttcgggcatttactgAAGTACCGgtgggttaccggaaccccccggggtgtgtatgggccttattgggccttagtgggagagaggaggaggcggccaaggtgggggcacgccccccccccccaagcccaatccgaattggggtggggcccggcccccctttccttctccctctctcgtCCTTCCTTcgtctcctactccaactagggaagggggaatcctactcccaccgggagtagggctccccccttgggcgcgccatgagaggaccggcccccctcctccactcctttatataggagggagggggcaccccataaacacacaagttgattgtttagccgtgtgcggtgcccccctccatagatttccacctcggtcatgtcgttgcagtgcttaggcgaagccctgcgccggtagcttcatcatcaccgtcatcacgccgtcgtgctaacgaaactctccctcgacctccgctggatctagagttcgtgggacgtcaccgagctaaacgtgtgcagatcgcggaggtgccgtaccttcggtgctaggatcggtcggatcgtgaagacgtacgactacatcaaccgcgttgtcataacgcttctgcttacggtctacgagggtacgtggacaacactctcccctctcgttgctatgcatcacctagatggatcttgcgtgtgtgtagattttttttaaattactgcgttccccaacatgaaCTTTGACAAATTTGCAGTATGACTGATTATAATTGAAGCACAGAAAATTTAACTAAGATTCCTATGAACATGGTGATGCAAGTTTTGAATACCTACACTCCAAATTCACCGAAAATGGTTGAACTATGGAAGAAAACTGTGTGGGCCGAACTCACCGAAGCATATATAGTAGGTATGATATGGCAGCTCCATAAGTAGGAAGCATAAGAAGATTCCTACCTGAACTAGCTCATATTTGTTGGAAGCATGGAAATCTGAAACATAATTTAAGGATGATTGCCGCCAACATGGGTATGCAAGTTTGCGTGATCTAAAATCCAAATACACCTAAATTTGTTGATGATTTAGtgttctactccctccatttttatatacaaggccactatgtAATATAtgttttgcatctatacaaggccatcAACAGTAATTGAGGCAAAATTAATGATATTTTCTCGTACTAGCAACCTGTTTAATAGTTGCATGCATGCAGTCATAATGACAGTCAGCTACTTCCTCCACTCAGTTTTCTTGCATGCATGTGGGGTATTAATGATCCTAGTAAACGAAAAGGAAAGTTGACTTTCAAAGTAGAAATTAAATTTTACATTAGTACCTGTAATttgagtttgtggccttgtatataaaaatggagggagtaatacACAAGGTATAGTTCGAATTCACGGCCAACAACATTCAATATTCAGTAGGATATGAACATATATAGCATGGAGTATTGGGCAAATTATATTAGAAATCAACTTGCATTGCAGAAATAAAAACTCTCAAATCAAGAATAATCCGAACAGATGAGGGCGACACGGGGGACGATTCGCACAATCATCGACCTCCTATTCCGAGGATAAACTGCAAAGAGGGTGGGGCCGCAGAAAAGGAGTAGCCTCTATTCTTACTCCAGCAGCTGGCAACCAGTTGATCCGCTGGGCTACCTGGTTAGGAAAGAAACGGGGTGGTGATGGTGGTTGTGGCCACCTAATGCCCGGGTGACGCAACGACGAACTGGACCTTGAGCCGCGTCGTGTGGTACGGTGCAAGGGATTGCACCTGGGTGGCGTTGTCATAGATAACAGGGTGGTGCGATGGATGGATAGATCATCGGTGAGGTGGAGCACATGGGGTCGATTCTGGGTGGCGTTCGCGACAGAGAGAACATGGCGGCGCGGTAATTCATGATCTCGATGGCGAGGAGGGTTTGGAAGCACAAAGAGATTTGGGGGAGGAGGAACGGGACAAGAGATACAGCCATACAGGGGAGGTGGATGCATCGATTACAGGTGGTTAGTATGGAATTTCTGGCAGATCAGGACCGTTGgatgcaacacaaattgacgacaCACGGTTGGTCTGATGTTTTCCTTACATCAGAGGTATGATATTCAGAGTTTCCCTATCTTCTTACGCAAACATTCGATAGTCAGGTTGAACAGAAAGGAGGGAAGGCAATCCCCATGTCTTACACCTTTTTGGCTCTAGAAATAAGTGCCAGTAGTATTCTTATTATATTTTCTTGCGAAAAGGAACAAGATATATTATAAAAATTTACAAGAAGTACAAAGCATCTCCAAGCCCAACATAATAAAAGTTACACTGAGATCACTGCACCACCAAACGACCGCTGCCTCCACCAGAACGCATGCAACATTCTCGCCACTCCCCTATCGGAGTCGGGTTGACCGTGTTGATGATAGACAGGAAGTCTTGATGCATGTGCAAATAAAGGAACATCACCCTGGAGGTACAGTCGTCGCCGCTGAAGTCTTGAATCGATCTGAAGTGACTTGAGACCTTATGTCACCGTTGCGAACGCGAAGCGAGAAACCCTAACCTTGCCACCCCGAGGTGACAGTAGGAATCTTGCATGGAGCAGAGGAAGACACTTATCCTATTCAAATTCACACTGCCAGTGCCATTATATACATAGTTTTCTTAATCCAATCATACCAAATAGGTCCAAAACCACTCATAAAAACATGACACTCCATGAGGAAATTCCAATTAACTCTTAAAATCAATTTAAGAACAATGCCACCTTTCTTTTTTTCTCGAATGCGCACAAGCATGCGCATCATATATTAAAGATAGAAAGGGGGTAAAGAGCCCCTATACAGCGTTGTGGCAACCTCGCCCATTCCACCTAGATTACAAAAGCGGATTACTCATAATCTATCCACCGCGACAAACTACCAAAGAATTCACCCATATCTCCTTTAAGAAGACCGGCTGTAGCCCACGTCCTGCCCTCCTCCAAGATCCTGGCTCCGATGCGTGTAATTGAGGGCGACTCGCCATCAAACACAATACCATTCCTATGCTTCCATAGCTCCCAAAGGACGAGCACTAAGATCGTGCGGTGGTCTCGTAACCGCCCATCCATGGTGTACTTGTTCTGACACCAAGTCACCAAGGTGTCGACCGTGGTGGGCACCCACTCCGGCCTACCAAGGGCCGTGCAAACCTCGTGCCACACCGACCTAGCAAAAACACACCCCAACAAGATATGATTGATAGTCTCTTCACTTTGATTGCAGAACGGACATGAATCCTGGTGCGGTAGCCTCTCCGAGCCAGCCCGTCAGAGGTCCAACATCTGTTCCGCAAAGCCAACCAGGAGAAAAAGCGACATCGTTGTGGTGCCCTCGACCTCCAAGTAAAATCCGCTGTTGGACTGACCATCCTTCCTACGAACTTGGCCGCATAAGCCGATCTAACAGAGAAAGCTCCATTGCTCTCCCAAGCCCAAGAGAGTCTGTCTGGTGAGTCGGGCTGCAGTTGAATGATGGCCACCCGATGCCAGAGGTTCACGTACTCGCGCAGCTCATCCAAGTCGAGATTTGGGTTAATATCCAAAGGCCATGAGCCCTCCTGGATAGCCATACGCACAGACAGACTGGTACGCTTCCGAGGCGGCACCTTAGCACACACCTTCGGGGCGAGATCCTGTATCCTAGACCCGTCCAGCCAGCGGTCCTCCCAGAAGAAGGTACTAGAGCCGTCCCCTAGAGTTGAGTGTGCACCCGAGCGAAAGAGTTGTAGAGATTCAGTCGGAACAGGGATGTCGAACTCGTTTCAGGGCCTCAAGGCATCAGCTCGGCGCAGCCAAGGCCACCTAGCCTGCATGGCTATATTCAGCCATCTCAAGTTTGGAACTCCCAAACCACCTGCCCATTTGGGCGTGCACACAATATCCCACGCGACCGAGCACTGTCCTCCGTTAGCCTCCGCTTTTCCACACCAGAGGAAACCTCTGATAATTTTGTTCATCGCTGTAATTGTCTTAGCCGGCAGGTGCAGAGCTATCATTGCGTGAATGAGAATGGCACAAAGAACAGCTTGCACAAGCAGAAGTCTTCCACTCTTGGGCATGGCGGAACCGCGCCATGCGGGCATGCCAACTTTCTTTTAAACTGGAGTGTGATGTAAAATCTAATGCAGGGGCACTGTGGATGTTCATTTGCGAAAAGTCGTTGGCAATGTTTCACAAACTTTGGATTGGAAAACacaaataaaaccaaataaaatacaGATTAAAAAGAAAGGATTGGCGGGCCACGAGCATTTCGGCCCACCTAACCACTCTAACCCTAGGTAGGAAgaatccattccatcctcactcCACAGtccacacacgcgcgcgcgctcCGCTCGAAACCCTCGTGCCCACCGGCGGCGGCCATGAACCCGGCGATGGCGGCCGAGCTCCGGCGCCGCGAGAGTGAATCGGTGCTCTTCTCCCGCCTGCTCTCCTTCGCCCACAGCGCCCTCCCCGACCCGCCCGTCTCCGCCGCCGCTCGCCTCTCCGCCCTCCTCCTCCCCCACGACGACCACATCAGCCGCCTGCCCGACGCGCTCCTCCGCAACATCGTCTCTCGCCTCCCCGTCAAGGACGCCGCGCGCACCGCCGCCCTCTCCAGCCGCTGGCGCGGGGTCTGGCGCTCCGCCCCGCTCGTCCTCGCCGACGCCCACCTCCTCCCCGACCTCATCCCCGCCGTCACGCGCGCCGACGCACGCCGCGTCCCCTCCGTCGTGTCCCTCATCCTCGCCGCGCACCCAGGCCCCTTCCGCTGCATCCACCTCACCGTCAGCCACTTGGAGGAGTACCAGGGCCCGCTCGCGCGCTGGCTGGGGCTCCTCGCCGCCAAGGGCACCCAGGAGCTCGTCCTCGCCAACCGCCCGCCGCCGGTCGTCCTCCGGCTCCCCGCCGCCATCTTCGGCATTGACACACTCACCCGTCTCTACCTTGCACTCTGGAAGTTCCCCGACATCCCCCGCACCGCCTACTTCCCCAACCTTCGCGAGCTCGGGCTCTGCACCGTCGTCATCGAGAGCCGCCACCTGGACTCCATCCTCGCCAGGAGCCCCGTGCTGGAGACCCTCTGCCTCCAGGGAAACATGCTCATGGATCGCCTCACCATCAACAGCAGAAGCATTCGGTGTGTGTACGTCGTTGCCACCTCCGATTTGGACATCACCGTGGAGGAAGCCCCACAACTGCAGCGCCTCATCGTCTGGGTAGCGTCCACCTGCAAAGGAGGCTCGCCGCGCAAGACGATCAAGATTGGCCGTGTCCAGGCACTGGGATTGATCGGCTACTTGGAGCCGGAATTCCACACTCTGCAGGTCGGCGACACCACCATCAAGGTCCAGTCACTGCCCTCAAGCTTCCGTTTTGTTTAGTGGTATATTGATGTGAATGAATGTGTTGTGAAACAATTGGGTACAATGATGCAATTGCAGCCTTCGGCAAAGCCTAGTCCTTTCACCATGCTACCAACCGTGAAGATCCTTGGCTTGAAAGTGCGTTTTGGTGTCCGCAATGAAGCCAAGATGCTGCCTTGCTTCCTCAGATGTTTTCCAAAGGTTGAGAGGCTGCACATCGAGGTGAGCCGCCCTCATTATAGTAATACTATTGCTGCTGCTTACCGATTGAACTCTATCTCAAGTTTGCATGGTTTGACCAACAATTTACTACAGTCCAAGGAAACTATTGAGAGCAGtagcaagatcaacctcaagttctGGAAGGAGTCTGGCACCATCGCGAGCATCTGCTCAAGCGTTAATCTGATCATCTTCCACAACTTCCGAGGAGACCAGTGCGAGCTTTGCTTCCTCAAGTTCATCCTGGAGAGTGCACAAATGCTGACAAAGCTGGTGGTCGTGTATCGCAAAGGAACCTTCGCCTCGCTGGCTGAGGCGCGTTCCAAGGTGGACCCTCTGTTCGACGTGTCATGGGCCAGTAAGTGCTGTTCTCTGCGGCTTGTCCAGAGCGCACTTGCTGAAGGCGAAGGCCTCAAGATACTCAACTTCAAAAGAGGATCAAACTTTTCTCTGAGCGACCCTCTTGCCTTCACCGGCCGATGTTAGTTTCCTTCACCGGCCGATGTTAGTTTCGATGGTGGTTCTTCATGATCTCTTGTACTAGTGTGTACAGGAAAGGCAGTAAGTACCGTTTGGGATCGTTAGCTTGGAAACGTGACAGCAGGGTTGTGTTTAAGTTACTATTTCCCTTGCCTATGCACAAGGCAGTTTCTCCATGTTTATTTGGTACAAATGGTCTGATTATTGCTTGGATGATGTTAGTGCTGTCTCACCCTTCCAAAAATTGCT
The Aegilops tauschii subsp. strangulata cultivar AL8/78 chromosome 3, Aet v6.0, whole genome shotgun sequence genome window above contains:
- the LOC109757995 gene encoding F-box/FBD/LRR-repeat protein At1g13570-like, translated to MNPAMAAELRRRESESVLFSRLLSFAHSALPDPPVSAAARLSALLLPHDDHISRLPDALLRNIVSRLPVKDAARTAALSSRWRGVWRSAPLVLADAHLLPDLIPAVTRADARRVPSVVSLILAAHPGPFRCIHLTVSHLEEYQGPLARWLGLLAAKGTQELVLANRPPPVVLRLPAAIFGIDTLTRLYLALWKFPDIPRTAYFPNLRELGLCTVVIESRHLDSILARSPVLETLCLQGNMLMDRLTINSRSIRCVYVVATSDLDITVEEAPQLQRLIVWVASTCKGGSPRKTIKIGRVQALGLIGYLEPEFHTLQVGDTTIKPSAKPSPFTMLPTVKILGLKVRFGVRNEAKMLPCFLRCFPKVERLHIESKETIESSSKINLKFWKESGTIASICSSVNLIIFHNFRGDQCELCFLKFILESAQMLTKLVVVYRKGTFASLAEARSKVDPLFDVSWASKCCSLRLVQSALAEGEGLKILNFKRGSNFSLSDPLAFTGRC